From Lolium perenne isolate Kyuss_39 chromosome 5, Kyuss_2.0, whole genome shotgun sequence, a single genomic window includes:
- the LOC139831407 gene encoding uncharacterized protein — MSRQWMYGDRCHPEFITGMHYFLNVAEANRRSNGFMYCPCSSCKNMKDYSTSKTLHVHLLENGFMPSYNCWTKHGERGVILEDNEEEEDSDNYPLFTEDGGSRMGEDEAEEEPIFDEPIFDDPDDDLGRAILDAKMNCGNEKERLKLEKMLEDHNKLLYPNCENGLKKLGTTLELLQWKAENGTSDKGFEKLLKIIKKMLPGENVLPSSTYEAKKVVCPLGLEVQKIHACINDCIIYRGEYENLNACPVCSALRYKIRRDDPGDVEGESTPRKRVPAKVMWYAPIIPRLKRLFQNKEHAKLLRWHKEDRKNDVMLRHPADGSQWRKIDREFKSFSDDARNLRKNVYLGHRRFLPKQHHVRKRGKHFGGEADNRTKPTRPNGEVIYDMVKDLKVIFGKDPGGQSVPHDVDGHVPMWKKKSIFWELPYWKFLEVHSAIDVMHVTKNLCVNLLNFFGVYGKTKDTPDARQDQQSIHEGNNLNPEKYQGPASYALTKEEKEIFLKS; from the exons atgagtcgacaatggatgtacggtgaccggtgccatcccgagttcattactggcatgcattattttctcaacgtggctgaggcaaacaggcggtcgaatggtttcatgtattgtccatgtagttcctgtaagaatatgaaggattactctacctcgaagacccttcacgtccacctgctggagaatggtttcatgcccagctataattgttggaccaagcacggagaaagaggggttatattggaagacaacgaagaagaagaggatagtgacaactatcccttattcactgaagacggtggtagtagaatgggggaagacgaagctgaagaagagcccattttcgatgagccgatttttgatgacccggatgacgatttgggtcgggccattcttgatgcgaagatgaactgcggaaatgaaaaggagaggttgaagttggagaaaatgttagaggatcacaacaaactgttgtacccaaattgcgaaaatggtctgaaaaagctgggtaccacgctggaattgctgcagtggaaggcagagaatggtacttctgacaagggatttgaaaagttgctgaaaataataaagaagatgcttccaggggagaacgtgttgccctctagcacgtacgaagcaaagaaggttgtctgccctctaggattagaggtgcagaagatacatgcatgcatcaatgactgcatcatcTACCgtggggagtacgagaatttgaatgcatgcccggtatgtagtgcattgaggtataagatcaggcgagatgaccctggcgatgttgagggtgagtccacccccaggaagagggttcctgcgaaggtgatgtggtatgctcctataataccacggttgaaacgtttgttccagaacaaagagcatgccaagttgttgcgatggcacaaagaggaccgtaagaatgatgtgatgctgagacaccccgctgacgggtcgcagtggagaaaaatcgacagagagttcaagtcattttcagatgacgcaaggaacttaaga aagaatgtgtacctggggcatcgtcgatttcttccaaaacaacatcacgtaagaaagagaggaaagcatttcggaggtgaggcagataaccgaacgaagcctacccgccctaatggggaagttatatatgatatggtcaaggatttaaaagtgatctttggaaaggatcccggcggacaatctgttccgcatgatgttgacggacacgtacccatgtggaagaagaagtcgatattttgggagctaccctactggaaattcttagaggttcactctgcaatcgacgtgatgcacgtgacgaaaaatctttgcgtgaacctgctaaacttctttggcgtgtatggaaagacaaaagatacaccggatgcacggcaggaccagcaaagtatccacgaaggaaacaacctgaatccagagaagtatcaaggtcctgccagctatgctcttaccaaagaggagaaggagatctttttgaagtcctga